GATTATGTACTGTCAGgggtgcttgtgtgtgtgtttttggtcttgcttttttttcccctttcctccttagTTCTTATATTCTGAACAGCAAAAGCCTTCTAAAGACAGCAAATCAACTAATTCAATCCCTCTTACTGTCCTTTGGTTTCTCAAGACAGGTTTTCTGATATTCTGTAATTGCTACTTGACTAcatataacattttttccaaCCATGACACTGTGTTAATAGATCCCGTGTTAGGATGCAGTGTGGCTTTTTTGTCAGTGATGCATGGCAGAAccctttctgaaatactgttcaGTCTTGGATAGTACTGTTCAGGACCAGCAACTTGAAAGCATGGGGAAGAGCAACAAGAATGAAATGGTCTTGCCTCTTCAGTAGCTAGAACAATGGGAGTGTGCTTATGCTGTAAAGTAAACTGGTTGTGGAGGAGCATCTTTGAATCTTAGTCATCCTGTTCTGGGGATATCAACTGGTGTGCTTCTGTAAACTTAGTCTTCTAGCATGTTAGAAGCAGATACTAAGTAAGACTGGCACCTCGCGTCCAATGTAGGGCTCGTAATGAGAGCTCTGCCCTGTAACAAGTAGCGTGAGGAGTTTTGGCATCTCTTGTAGAAGATCATGAATGTGTTCTGTAAGTGTGTGCTATAAGTCCTAGATATACTTTCTTCCCTCAAATGAAAGTTTTGGAAGGCCACAGGAGAAGCTATAAGACACTCCATCCTCTAGTTTCTCACTTGTTTCTAATATTGTCTTGTTTGCACATAGAGGGAaaggtggaaagaaaagaggaaggagagagattCATCTACTATGGCATCCAAACACTTCAGAAGTAGTTACGtgaatatttatgtaaaatactACGTTTTATTTCTAACTTGTTTTGGTTGTGTAGgtggcagctgtgctgtttcaGTCCTTGAAATACTCTTAAGAGCAAATGAGGCTTTTTCTTGACTTCTCTTCAGATATGATTATGAAACTCAGCATGCATTTGTTGGTGACTATTCTGGACAGATCACACTTCTGAAGCTAGAGCAGAGCACATGCTCAGTTATCACGACACTCAAAGGGCATGAAGGTAAAGTAACTCTTTTAATCCTACATAACCTAGATTCTAGTAACTTTCTGTGAATTGTGATGGTTTGTTCAATTAAATATCCACCTGTTAAGGATAGATAGTTGGATGAACAACTGGTGTGGCAAAAGCTGTTTAAAGTTTTGTGCATTAACTATCCCTTTCTTGCCATAGGGTCCCTTTTTTTAGTCCCATTCTTGTAGATAAGAAATAAAGGTTAAAATGTTTGTTCAATTAAACTAGAATTATCCACTAGATGGCCACCTCTTAAAGACTTTGGAGTCTACTCCTTagtgcagaaaagaaaggacaggAATGTGTTACTTCTTTTGAAGGCCTTGTAGCACTAGAGTACTACCCAAAACAGCTGGAGCAAGCTCCCATCTAGATCTAAAAAGCCACTTAATTCCTCCTAATGAGAAAGACTTTTCTACTCTGATTGGTTTATTATGAAACTAACTCAGTTTCCTTTGTTTAGCTGAAACTGAGCTATGTGCAAGAAATATAGAGCCTTTTAGAATGAAAGCTGGCAAGTCAGACAACTGTGTTTCATTCTGTGTGGTGTAGCTGAAGCCCTTGCGTCAAATGAGGAACCAGATAGCCTGTAATCTCATAcagagctgctgtctgcagTGAGTAAGGCAAGAATGTGAATTGCAGAAGAATGTTACTTATTTCTCCCAGTGTATTTTTAAGATGTAATGCCTTTTCCCTATGTGGTAACTTTTAAATCAGCTGACCAACTTGCTGTTGAGTTGGGCTGAATTACTGGGTCATGAGTCTGGCTACTGGAAAAGGCTTCTTTGTGTAGTCACCACAAGTACAGAGCAGACTTTGTTATAGCGGGGTAGACTTCTGCTTTACAGATGACTATAATATGACAAAGCTGGCTTTGAATGGGGGAAGGCAAGTTGAGATCTTCAAATGGTaaatgccttttccttttcatgcaGAACTTCAGGTTGTGTCAGTTGAGTGCAAAATAATTCTCTTGGCTCTAGAAACTCCTTTACCTGTACAGGCTTTCACGACAGTCTATTCAAATATAGCTCCTTGATAGATACCACTGCTAAGTCTGAAATTAGTATGTCTGAATGTGGCACTGCCTAGTATGTATTCTATTTATTGAATTGAGGTGGGCTTCCAagcactgacttcagtggtGCTATTTTTATGGTGGACAACTCTGGCTAATTATTCCTGAAGGGGATTGTGATCTTCAAAACTAGAATTGATCTAGTATAAGAGCTGGTTAAACTAGTGGGGGCAAAActagtttttttcttcagttggcATAAGAGTAGCTCTaacactgtttttaaagaaaaaatgaatcttttttttccctccaaagtATTTGCATAATATCCTCAAGGCCTGGCAATGATAAATTTAAATGGCAGCTAGTTCTTCAAGTTTGGCTATGTTCCTGACTTGAAATGTCTCACTATCTTATTTCCACTCTGGCTCTTGCTTTACTGTGACTTCATAAGCCAGCAGTATTTACTTTGTAGTTTAAATGACTTCAGAGCTTGTTCTTCAAGAGGCAGCTTCCAGCATTCTCAGTATTTAGCAGCTTGCTCTATATAATGTTATGAGATAATATTTGTTTAGCTCCTTAtagcttgtgtgtgtgtatttggggggggggggaggggcggtCATCGTTCCTCACCAGTGAAACACCTATTTCCAAATTGGGTCTGTCTGAAAACAATATAGTCCTAAAGGAGGCAAGACAAATCTCTTACTCCAGAGACTTAGAAGGACTGATTTGGGCTGTAATTACCACTTATCTTGCTTTCAGATTAACTAGGCACTTGACAGCTGAACAATGGAAGGATGCTTTATTCACTTCCAGACTAagttctattttaaatgttcctATAACTTCAAAACTAAAGGCTACATGAATGACTGAAGTAGTTCGTCAGTCTACTGACTTGCATTACCGTGCATCTTGGGGTTTAGCATTAGGCTGCTACTGTGTCAGATGACAGGATTCTTTCTGCGTCTGAATGATGGTGTCCTTCACCAAGCTGGACCCTATGAATTCTGTAGCTTTGTAAGTTAGTATGTACTGGCCAGATTTGCTGGAGGACTTCTACAGTGGTGAAACTGTCTCAAATTGAAGTTACTTATTCCAAAGACTTTAAGGTTCTAAGTAGTTGTGTAAGTCTGCAAATATGTCATACTTTCCTACAGCTACAAGCCAAGAGCGTTATTGTATTGTAGATACTAGTCCCTATTCAGTAATTTCTTAACATTTTGTGTTCCCAAGACCTTGTAACAGCCTACCAACTATACAAATACAGTGGAGAGAAAATTGATAACCCGGAAACCCCAAGTTTCTGGATTGTGCATTGCTTTTAACTTTTAGTGACATTTTGTTCTGTTGTCATATTCTTTACTTCTCTAGCAGGACATCTTGCTGTTCCCTGCAGTCCATTGCCTTAAGGCTTTCAATATCTGGTACTGTCGTGAGGGAGTGGCTCGTTAACGTGAGCCACTTTAATGGCTCTGAAGGGCATGATTGCATTAGAGTAACTCAGATCTAACTGCAGAATGTTCTCTCCTAGGAAGTATTACTTCCCTGTGGTGGGATCCAGTTCAACGACTGCTATTCTCTGGTGCTTCTGATCACAGCATTATCATGTGGGATATCGGTGGAAGGAAGGGGCGAACCCTGCTGCTCCAGGGCCATCAGTACGTATAGCGTCTTACCTTTTCTACATGTTTTCTGATGAACACATGAAGTCCCAAGAAGACTAAATAGCACGACAAGCAATCTGAATATCTGAATAATTAAATGGATAGTACTTCTTGCAGACCTCTGAAGACCGACCCTTTTGAAAgaggtgggggaggggagagaacCAATATCAGAAAAACCTCGCTGATAAGGCTTTTTAGTTATGCTAGGTACTTCAACAAGGCTAGGGAGACTATTAGATAAAAAACAGTGCTCAGAAAGAGGTGGGTAAAAATCCTGAATCATTCTGCTTGGACTTTGTTATGTAGAAGTTGAGTGCTTTTAGACTGTACATCCTTCACTGATGCTTGTGAGGGTGGGATTAGAAAGTTAATGTGTAAGCATGTTTGTATACATATGTAGAATAAGCTGCAATatgtttctgtcttctgttgcctATCTGTGAGATGATAAACTAATTCGCTAAATTACAGGGGCTGATCTCTAGACTCCAGAAAAACGTGTCACATCTCCACTGTTCTATAGATTACTGTGTAGCTAACTGTCTGCATTTAGTcaacactttatttttagaCACACAGCACTACCTAATTGTCATCTTCAAATCCAGGGCCTTAATTCAGTCTGACAAATGGTTTACGACTCAAACTATTCTACTTGGAAATGCAGTGTTAGTACAGATCTTATGtatttaaagatgtatttgtaTAGTGCATTCTCCTCTTGTCTAATTCCCTAGATGCCTCCATCCACCTTTGATCAAGACTGATACCTTAGAGCTAGAActctttttaaatcttgaaTTTAGTTTTATGGCTAAAGAACTAATGTTAGTATTGGTTACAATAAAGTAACTGAAGTCAGTGACTGGAGGACTTTAAACTGCTGTTACTGCTGCATCATGTGTCCCAGTGAAGACTTAACACTGTTAGTTTCTCTTCAAACATCACACTTAGCCTCAAACTTCATACTGAATGGGAAAGTAAGTTGATCTCAAAAGTGGAATGGCTTTTTTAATTGAACTTGGAGGTTGCAAAGCAGTTTAATAGTGTTGAGATCCTTTGTTTAGTTTCTTAAGATAGACTTTATTTGCAATGACTCTTTAATAACCTGTCTCTTTCTTATTGATGAATACCTGCTTTGCTTGTCAGCAACAGACTTGGTTATTATGATTTGTTAGCAAAAGTGGAACCTCCATCTGCTTCCTAGCTGAATCTTTACACTTCCAGTTGTCTCTGTTTTGATAACTGATTCTTCTTGTTAACACGTGTATTTGCAGCCACACTCTGAGTCAGGTGATGCTCAAATCACTGTCAGTTGTTTACTGCCAGCAAATGTTAACATGTTGCTGTACCTCCAGTATTCTGGTCAAACCTGTAAGAATGCTGCTCCAGCCAACATCCTGGTGCTAGAGTAATGCCAGCATCTGTTCACTGATCTTCATTGCTCCACTTAGTGGATGTGGTAACACTTAGTAGCTGAGCTATTTGGGAGTCAGCTTTGGCTTCCCAGGTAGCTTTAGAAGGATAAAACAGAGTTTATTTggaaactgaattttgtttaaatgataAAAGAGTGTCTGCTCTGTTTGCAGTGACAAGGTGCAGGCTATCTGTTATATCCAGCTGACACGGCAGCTGGTATCTTGTTCAGCTGATGGGGGAATTGCTGTTTGGAACATGGATATCAGCCGAGAAGAGGTAGGATCGTGTCTCAGGCCAAagttttttcatctttgtaagCTGACACAGCTTTGCATTGTGTTTGGTCTGTTCTGCAGACTCTTCCTTGCATTGTCTGCGCATTTAGAGCTGAATGATGGTATTAAAATGTGCTCTATTCTAATGGCAGTCCATGCCACATTGTAACCCTTTTAGTAGATTGGTTTCCATATCTGATCTCATTCAGGTGCAGGACAGACTCAGGGCTTCTTAGCTCAATGAGACAAGGTGTTCAGTCTGGAATGGCTACAGCCTTTGCTACTGGAACACTCTAAAGTAAACAAGCCTTTGCAATAAAGAAACGAGCACACTGTGCTTCAGCAGTCTTGAAGTAAGTTCTTAACTCATGTCAAAGCATGTAAAGAAGGGAGATGATTGGCCCATAACACAAATGAGGCAACCAGATGTGgccatttttatcttttgaacTGCACACAGTTAAGGGAGCTCCTAAAATAATAAGCAGTTCTAATAGAATTAAAATGTGATGTCTCAGCACCTATTGGAAGAAcataatttctttgtttttggaCTGGGCTCAATTAAGTGTTTGTAGAGTGCTGAACATAGTTCTGGAATTCTAGCTACTGAGCCATGTTATGGGAGTATTCATGCACTTGTTTAGAAAAGTGTCATCTAGTCCTATGTGAATAAAAAGCGTTAACTCCACTGAGAGCTGTACTGATGTTGGGCAGTTCCAAATATGTGTTGTGTGTCTTGCGGTAGGTTTTTCATCTTATTCTCAAGCATTAAATGGGAAGTAAAGAATAAGAATATGTCCCTCCCTCTTCCATTAGAGGAAGTCAGCAACTACAAAGTGGAATTGGTGACTtattaaaaaatgctattaaGTGAAAAGTGCTATTCTGAGTAGCTAGGCGAAACGGCACATCAGTTGGAGAGGCGGCCtactttctctccttcttccccacTCCCTGAACTGGACTTGTTACTGCccattacaatatttttttcactagcatgacagaaggaagaagatgCAATCAAGgttcaaagattaaaaatggAACATCTGACCATTAATGAATTTAATTGCAAGATAGCGATATGATTGACCTGTACCATTGTTTTATTGCTATCGACAATAGGTATAAGTGAATTGAAGTCTTCCCTTGGTGTTCCAGGATTCATCCTGTCAAGTTTCAGGGAGACTTCATCAGATGATTTAAGTTGtgtataataaatatattctaaCTCAGATCTATGTACTAAACTTTTCATACCTCTTGTTCTATCCCCTAAAAGACTACTCAGTTATAGTGTCTGAGGATGTTGAAATATGTGAAATCTCTGTTACTTTCATTTAGCATACTCCATTTACCAACAGGAAGAATAAGCAGGTGGGAGAGGGGATGCTAAATGAAGATGTGGGCCGCATGGAGGATGGGAGTTCTTTGTTTCAAATTGCATCTGCAATCctggagaaacaaaaaaaatttacttctgGAAATGATCTCTTGACAAAACCAAGAGCTTAGAGGGGGTGACTGCTTCTAACATTTTGGCTTGGATTACTCTAGCCCTTAGACAATCACAACAGCAGTCTTCAAACACCTCCAGCAAGTTTAATAAACTCAGATATCTGAATTAGTTTTCTTATTAAGACAATAGCATTACatactactcttttttttttaaaaaaaaaaaaagtgtaggaGGTGTGTAGGTCTTGGTAACAAATAACTGTAGTTATGAGGGGGCATGTGCTTCCtcattcactttttcatttctttgtaacAAACTTACCACTTACTGTATACCTGGCAATCTGACTATTGTTGCAATGCCCAGAGCTGAGGCAGTGCACCTTTCTGGGTAAAGCTTCACTATAAGTTCTTAAACTTCCCTGGTTAGcttatgaggaaaaataattctgattatttgcatctgctgctctttcctagGCACCTCAGTGGCTAGAAAGTGATTCCTGTCAGAAGTGTGAACAACCTTTCTTCTGGAATATAAAGCAAATGTGGGATACAAAGACTTTAGGGTTGAGACAGGTGAGATTGTTTGTCTGAGTACTTAGCCATTCTTCAGCACACaggcaaaaagcaaacagaaaacaactaaagCTGTTCATCTTTCAAATTACtgatatttctgctgttttgaagtAAGGCTTTTTTGAGAGGTCACAGCTTCTAGGCAGTGATAAGAAGCTTCCAAATGCTATCGAAAGTGTTACATCAAACTTTCATGTGGCAAAGCAGGCTGTGCTCAAAGCACTCTGTCAGgtttctctgaatatttctgtGCGCTGGAGCTGTGGACAGCTAATTTTTGTGTTGTATAGAGTGGCAGACAAAGCCCCATAATTAAACAAGCAAATTGCCATCCTAATGTGCTGTAAAGAGAATTCAGTTCACTGAAGCAGTGATGACCCTGCTCTTACTGTGCTACAACATGGAAGCTTTCCAAACAGGTTTCTCCTTGGAGGGACTGGGAGGGCACAAATGCTTGTGTCGTCCATTTCTGGCTTTTCTGGATTCTTATTTCCTTAGCTGCTTGCCCAACCATTATTTCGGCTGCTTGCCAAAGAAACTAGTACAAGGAGGAGGGGGTGGGTGGGCAGGGAaagagtgcttttttttaacaggcTGCTAGTTTAACAGAAATTCAGTAAGACAAATGGCACAgtgtagtgatttttttttccttctgtgaagcatcactgcagaaaatgtggGCAAGCAGTGTGTGGCAAGTGCAGTACAAAACGATCAAGCTACCCTATCATGGGATTTGAGTTTCAGGTCCGTGTCTGCGATTCCTGCTTTGAGTCGATCAAGGATGAAGAGTGAGTATTAAGAGTGAGTCTCTGTCTTACAAAGCAATGCTGATGAGGTACAGAAACACTTGTTGGCTTTGCATCTGTGCTCAGTGCTACACAATCATGCCAAACTGACTCTGTACTAACAGGCCACACTTGCCCTGGGTGCCTTATACACTGTGGTGCAGAGATCCCTAAACTGTCTCTGCAAGCTCATTTAGATCAGATGTGGTGTTGCTGTTTTCAGTCCAGTCCACTTTGTGTCTTCCCTATAGCCCCAGATCTGGAGTTTGAAACAAATTTAACTCAAGACTTTTTTTATAGGCTATTGATCACACTTAGAATTGCAAGATGGATGGCTTACAATGCATCACAGCTGCCATGCTATATATGCATTCATTTATGTATGCTTATTGAAGACTACTACTTCAGGTGTGATCTTCACAGGCCAACATTGTTTTTCTATGCAAGCGATTTGTTAAACATTGTTTACTGAGTCATTAAACTATGGAAGAACCTCTTTGATTATCTTGATATGAACAGTAATTCCTGTTCAGTGTTCTGTCATCTTCTTGGAAACCTGGAACACTAAACAACTAAAGTCATCAAATAACCGTTTttactaggagaaaaaaaaagggggggggaagctgcTCTGCCCTTGTTTATCCCTTGtgggaagggaaaaatgtaTCTGAGCTTGACTTTGTAACCAAGAGCACAGTTCTTTACTCAAGCACTGTTCCACTTCTGCTCTAGATTTATTAATAGTCAACTTGGGGAAGGCCAGGCAATGTCTCACCTGTATAACTGCACAAGCAATGACTTAGCGTGACTTGGTATCTTATTTCTGTCCCCTTTTAGATGCCAGTGCTGTTCTTAGAATTGATTTATTAGTAGTCAGGCAACTTTTTTGAGTTCATTTTGCACTGTTATAATGATGCCATGCTGCTTCATCTATTAGCTGGCTTTcatttgaactgttttttttatagTCGTACTTCCTTGGCAACCTTTCATGAGGGGAAACACAACATTTCACACATGTCCATGGACATCTCCAGAGGGTTAATGGTCACCTGTGGCAGTGACCGGATTGTTAAGGTATTTATATATCTCTTTCCTATGTTTATTGGAGATATTTGATAGGAAACTAGGAGTAATGTTTGTATATTCTTTTTGGCAGCTGTAGCTACCAAGCTAACTGTTGTGAGCAACAAGAATAATATTTGTTGCATACTGTTCTTGCAGCTGAACACAGAAGTGACCTATAACTCTACTACATAGCTTAGTCTAGCTGTCAGAGCTGGTTACTTTGGGTGTAAATGAAGCAGGTATCAGCAGTGGCAGTATCTGCTAGTGGCCTTATATAATCACAGGTGACGTGCAGGTTTCTTTTAACATGAACACGCTGGCTTCTTGGAGCATTGCTACTAAAAGCCCTGGTTATGGGGCAGTGACAAGGAAattggaatgatttttttttcttgaacagaCTTGCAGCGCACTGCTGCAGGACTCCCTTGAGCCTGAAGTTTGGCTATTGGTTTGCAAGACTGATAGaactttaccttttttttccctgtgacgCTAATTTAAATAGGATTTGTTACCTTGTGTCCAGAGAGGTCATTGCTTATTTCTATTCCTGTTATAGCAATATTCTGAAACCTAAGTGGTATTTCTGTATAATTCTTCgtaatattttcttccagatttgGGACATGACACCAGTAGTTGGTTGCAGCCTTGCAACTGGCTTCTCTTCACGCTGATCTCCCACTAGAGAGGTTTATGCACCTTGTGTACAGCAATATGCACCAAATGAATGAAATCCTTCTTAAGAATACTACCGCAGACACTGGTTGCTTgattcttctgctgctgctgtttcaggaTGGACAGTCACCTTTGTAGAGGACAACTTTTCTGTTGGGCTCACCAGGAGTCTCCTTGGTGCGGAAGTGCAGTTTCACAGCCTCTTGGACTAATGTAAAATGGCTTACCTGCAACATGACACCTTGAAGAAAGGACCTGTTACTTGGTTTATGTGTGGCATTAACaacctgctttttctgctgatATATCTTGTATAGATACCTTGTAGCTAAAGCATTATCAGAGTAAACAAGCTTAGTAAATTCAATCTGTGCAAATAGTAAAATAACTTATTCTCTCTTCCAAAAAGCAGTTCTATAGAAATACTTTTGAGCAGTCACTGTCTAAACTGTCTCCAAAAGATACATTGGTTATTCCTATGGAAGgaggaaatacttttaaagtgGCAGGTAGCTTCTTTCAGATGAGATAGCAAGAGAACACTTGATCATGCAAGATTTCCTTTATTGGCTTTCTTGTAGTATTTGTCTTCAATTATTAGTGAAATCATTTTGTGGGACATCTGTTCTGTTTAGGTAGCTGGCAAATCTTCAGACAATTTTAAGCTCTTGAGTAGAATTTTAGCACAGATAACACTTCTGTAGGTCTTATTAAAACGTATAGCTCAGCTACTCTAGTTTAAAGACAGGCTATAAGTGTGAGCCATATGCTTTGACAGCTCTATAATGCTGTTAGAATGGGAAGCTAAGCAAACCTGCCTTGTTAAGTGAAATGGCTAAGAAAAAATGGCCAGCTAAAgtttagagaattttttttcctgtggaaaggCTGATGATTCTTTAATGGTAAGGAACCTGCCTCTGCTGAAGTGCagcataattttaaatactgccTCGGTGTTGCTTAAAACTGATAAATACCGAGGCTTTCCAAAGCAATAATTACTGAGGTACAGAAAAGCTGCTTCCCGCCCCACCCTGCACTTAGATCTGTTAATCCTGAGATGTCCATATTGATCCATTCCCCTCTCAAAACTGAGAAGTACGAAGAAGAGCTAGGAGGCCTTTGTGACTGTGCAATTGGCACATACAAGAAATAGCTAGTCAGGTATTGTCAATAAATTGGTCTGTCAATTGTATGAATCTTATATTTGAACTATAAG
This Rhea pennata isolate bPtePen1 chromosome 9, bPtePen1.pri, whole genome shotgun sequence DNA region includes the following protein-coding sequences:
- the WDFY1 gene encoding WD repeat and FYVE domain-containing protein 1, yielding MAAEIHSRPQSSRPVLLSKVEGHQDVVSAALLIPKEDGVITASEDRTIRVWLKRDSGQYWPSIYHTMSSPCSAMAYHHESRRIFVGQDNGAIMEFHVSEDFNKMNFVKTYPAHQNRVSAIIFCLMSEWVISTGHDKCISWMCTRSGSMLGRHYFTSWASCLQYDYETQHAFVGDYSGQITLLKLEQSTCSVITTLKGHEGSITSLWWDPVQRLLFSGASDHSIIMWDIGGRKGRTLLLQGHHDKVQAICYIQLTRQLVSCSADGGIAVWNMDISREEAPQWLESDSCQKCEQPFFWNIKQMWDTKTLGLRQHHCRKCGQAVCGKCSTKRSSYPIMGFEFQVRVCDSCFESIKDEDRTSLATFHEGKHNISHMSMDISRGLMVTCGSDRIVKIWDMTPVVGCSLATGFSSR